Proteins encoded within one genomic window of Bradyrhizobium sp. 186:
- a CDS encoding FAD-dependent oxidoreductase has translation MSEESKPGGPDLTKGVSLADLKDGKLLGHVGEEDVLLVQAGNEVFAIEPACSHYHGPLAEGLVVDDTIRCPWHHACFSLRTGEATRPPALNALAVWEVTRDRDRILVQRKREAPKPSAPHRIAPIPEKFVIVGGGAAGFAAAETLRREGFAGAITMLSNDGAMPVDRPNLSKDYLAGNAPEDWLPLRPEDYYPDAGIDLRLNTNVSAIDPKARSVTLGNGDKLPFDRLLLATGAEPVKLQIPGADQPHVHTLRSVADSRAIIKAAGSAKRALVIGASFIGLEVAASLRARKLEVHVVAPDERPMQRVLGPEMGDFVRALHEDNGVNFHLKDTVEKLDGMRATLKSGGVIEADLVVVGIGVRPRLALAEQAGLAIDRGVSVNERLETSASGIFAAGDIARWPDPHSGQNIRVEHWVLAERQGQTAARNMLDRRERFDAVPFFWSQHYDVPINYVGHAESFDDIAIDGSISGRDCMLKYRKGGRVLAVASIYRDLDSLRAELDMERKGS, from the coding sequence ATGAGCGAGGAGAGCAAGCCTGGTGGACCCGACCTGACCAAGGGCGTCTCGCTCGCCGATCTCAAGGACGGCAAGCTGCTCGGCCATGTCGGTGAGGAGGATGTCCTGCTGGTGCAGGCGGGCAATGAGGTTTTTGCGATCGAGCCCGCTTGCAGCCACTACCACGGGCCACTCGCCGAAGGGCTGGTGGTCGACGACACTATCCGCTGCCCCTGGCATCACGCCTGCTTCTCCTTGCGCACCGGCGAGGCCACGCGGCCGCCGGCGCTGAATGCGTTGGCAGTCTGGGAAGTGACGCGGGATCGGGACAGGATTTTGGTTCAGCGCAAGCGTGAGGCGCCGAAGCCTTCGGCGCCCCACCGCATCGCGCCGATACCCGAAAAATTCGTCATCGTCGGCGGCGGCGCGGCCGGATTCGCGGCGGCCGAGACGCTCCGGCGCGAGGGATTTGCCGGTGCCATCACCATGCTCAGCAATGACGGCGCGATGCCGGTCGACCGGCCGAACCTGTCCAAGGACTATCTCGCCGGCAACGCGCCGGAGGACTGGCTGCCGTTGCGGCCGGAGGACTACTATCCGGACGCGGGCATCGACCTCAGGCTCAACACGAATGTTTCCGCGATTGATCCCAAGGCGCGCAGCGTGACGTTGGGTAATGGTGACAAGCTGCCGTTCGACCGGCTGCTGCTTGCGACCGGCGCCGAGCCGGTCAAATTGCAGATCCCCGGCGCCGACCAGCCCCATGTCCACACCTTGCGATCCGTCGCCGACAGCCGTGCCATCATCAAGGCGGCGGGCAGTGCGAAGCGCGCGCTGGTGATTGGTGCCAGCTTCATCGGCCTCGAAGTCGCGGCCTCCCTGCGAGCACGCAAGCTTGAAGTGCACGTGGTCGCCCCGGATGAGCGGCCGATGCAACGCGTGCTCGGACCCGAGATGGGCGATTTCGTTCGCGCGCTGCATGAAGACAACGGCGTCAACTTCCACCTTAAGGACACCGTGGAGAAGCTCGATGGAATGCGCGCGACGCTGAAGAGCGGAGGCGTCATCGAGGCCGATCTCGTCGTGGTCGGTATCGGCGTGAGGCCTCGCCTTGCGCTCGCCGAGCAGGCAGGGCTTGCGATCGATCGCGGCGTGAGTGTGAATGAACGTCTCGAAACCAGCGCCTCCGGCATTTTCGCGGCCGGCGACATCGCGCGCTGGCCCGATCCGCATTCCGGCCAAAACATCCGCGTCGAGCACTGGGTGCTGGCCGAGCGCCAGGGCCAGACCGCGGCGCGCAACATGCTGGACCGGCGCGAACGCTTCGACGCCGTGCCGTTCTTCTGGAGCCAGCATTACGACGTGCCGATCAACTATGTCGGCCATGCCGAGAGCTTTGATGACATCGCGATCGATGGCAGCATCTCTGGAAGGGATTGCATGCTGAAGTACCGCAAGGGCGGACGCGTGCTCGCGGTCGCCTCAATTTATCGCGATCTCGATAGTCTCAGGGCCGAGCTCGACATGGAGCGGAAGGGTTCGTAA
- a CDS encoding alpha/beta hydrolase: MQQKEVTTAVLDIAYLDYGAPDGWPCIMGHGFPYDVNAYAETAPIIAQAGARVLVPWLRGYGPTRFRSAQTPRSGEQAALGADLLAFMDALKISRAVVGGYDWGGRAACVVSALHPERVIGLVSGNSYNIQNIARAMEPASPPEETALWYQYLFHNERGRRALERNRRGFARQLWAMWSPKWAFDDATFERSAVSFDNPDFVDVVIHSYRHRYALVEGDPAYAGIEAKLAGQPPIRVPTIAIDGDSDGVNPGTAHHARRFEGFFERRVFTGAGHNLPQERPAEWAQAVLDVRQAAG, encoded by the coding sequence ATGCAACAAAAAGAAGTCACGACCGCCGTCCTCGATATCGCCTATCTCGACTATGGCGCGCCCGACGGCTGGCCCTGCATCATGGGCCACGGCTTTCCCTATGACGTCAATGCGTACGCCGAGACCGCGCCGATCATCGCGCAAGCGGGCGCGCGGGTGCTGGTGCCCTGGCTGCGCGGCTACGGGCCGACCCGGTTTCGCTCCGCGCAGACGCCGCGGTCCGGCGAGCAGGCGGCGCTGGGCGCCGATCTGCTCGCTTTCATGGATGCGCTGAAGATTTCGCGCGCTGTCGTCGGCGGCTATGACTGGGGCGGGCGCGCGGCCTGTGTGGTCTCGGCGCTGCATCCCGAGCGCGTGATCGGGCTCGTCTCCGGCAATTCCTACAATATCCAGAACATCGCCCGCGCCATGGAGCCGGCTTCGCCGCCGGAGGAGACGGCGCTCTGGTATCAATATCTCTTTCACAACGAGCGCGGCCGCCGCGCGCTGGAGCGTAACCGGCGTGGCTTTGCGCGCCAGCTCTGGGCGATGTGGTCGCCGAAATGGGCCTTCGACGACGCGACGTTCGAGCGGAGTGCCGTATCCTTCGACAATCCTGATTTCGTCGACGTCGTGATCCATTCCTACCGCCACCGCTACGCGCTGGTTGAGGGCGATCCCGCCTATGCCGGGATCGAAGCGAAGCTCGCAGGCCAGCCACCGATCCGTGTCCCCACGATCGCGATCGATGGCGACAGCGATGGCGTCAATCCCGGCACGGCGCATCATGCGCGCAGGTTCGAGGGCTTTTTCGAGCGGCGCGTGTTCACTGGGGCTGGCCACAATCTGCCGCAGGAACGGCCCGCCGAATGGGCGCAGGCGGTGCTTGATGTGCGCCAGGCGGCGGGGTGA
- a CDS encoding HD domain-containing protein produces the protein MMTLPRLAAESLEKLLGSFMRRRFDESYARVLEASTRTAMECIGNSDALYHNIEHTMLVTLAAHAILLGRNLHTHLSGEDYNHILIACLAHDIGYVRGLFEEDDEDGFVIDEIGTKVSLLRGASDASLMMYHVDRSKLFVRRRLPPIRGLDSERVARAIEGTRFPAQEGQEYDDEASILRAADFIGQLGDPNYLRKANALYYEFEEVGMNRQLGYDSPADIVNRYPQFYWNSVAPHIQTEIGYLNKTEIGRQWIANLYSNVFRAERDISLSGPQK, from the coding sequence ATGATGACGTTACCGAGACTGGCGGCCGAATCCCTGGAGAAGTTGCTGGGCTCGTTCATGCGTCGCAGGTTCGACGAATCCTATGCCAGGGTGCTGGAGGCCTCGACGCGCACCGCGATGGAATGCATCGGCAACAGCGACGCGCTTTACCATAACATCGAGCATACGATGCTGGTGACGCTGGCCGCCCATGCGATCCTGCTTGGCCGCAATCTTCACACCCACCTTTCGGGAGAGGACTACAACCATATCCTGATCGCCTGTCTTGCGCACGACATCGGCTATGTGCGCGGACTGTTCGAGGAGGATGACGAAGACGGTTTTGTGATCGACGAGATCGGGACCAAGGTGTCACTGCTGCGTGGTGCATCCGATGCAAGTCTCATGATGTATCACGTTGACCGCTCAAAACTTTTTGTGAGGCGGCGGTTGCCGCCGATCCGCGGCCTCGACAGCGAGCGGGTCGCCCGCGCCATCGAGGGGACGCGCTTCCCGGCCCAGGAAGGGCAGGAGTACGACGACGAAGCTTCGATCCTGCGCGCCGCCGATTTCATCGGACAGCTCGGTGATCCCAACTATCTGCGCAAGGCCAACGCGCTGTACTACGAGTTCGAGGAGGTGGGCATGAACCGCCAGCTCGGCTACGACTCGCCCGCCGACATCGTGAACCGCTATCCGCAATTCTATTGGAACAGCGTCGCACCGCACATCCAGACCGAGATCGGCTATCTCAACAAGACCGAGATCGGCCGGCAGTGGATCGCCAACCTCTATAGCAACGTGTTCCGCGCCGAGCGCGACATCTCGCTGTCCGGGCCGCAGAAGTAG
- a CDS encoding transglutaminase family protein: protein MIYDIRHVTTYEYESAVSFARCTLRLEPKNGNGQELVSHSVEIRPRPAERNVRRDFFGTLTESVVIEAAHRTLRIDSRSRVSVSREPPARDAVSPSWENIRDIAFEATSLGPSSPVGYVFASPLVPVLRPVSAYAAECFAPSARILAGAVDLMHRIRTEFRYDPKATVISTPLNEVFDKRHGVCQDFAHVMIAGLRGLGLPAAYVSGYLRTIPAPGRPRLQGADATHAWVSLWCGAELGWVDFDPTNDLLVANDHIVLAVGRDFSDVSPVDGIIIGSPKQKLGVAVDVVLVG from the coding sequence GTGATCTACGATATCCGTCACGTCACCACCTACGAGTACGAGAGCGCGGTCAGCTTCGCCCGCTGCACGCTGCGGCTGGAGCCGAAGAACGGCAACGGCCAGGAACTGGTCTCGCACAGTGTCGAGATCCGGCCGCGCCCTGCCGAGCGCAATGTCCGCCGCGATTTCTTCGGCACGCTGACCGAGAGCGTGGTGATCGAGGCCGCGCATCGAACCTTGCGGATCGACTCCCGCTCGCGCGTCTCGGTCTCGCGCGAGCCGCCGGCGCGCGATGCGGTGAGCCCGTCGTGGGAGAACATCCGCGACATTGCCTTCGAGGCGACGAGCCTCGGGCCGTCCTCGCCGGTCGGTTATGTCTTTGCGAGCCCCCTAGTGCCGGTATTGCGTCCCGTCAGCGCCTATGCGGCGGAGTGCTTTGCACCCAGTGCAAGGATCCTCGCCGGCGCCGTCGATCTCATGCATCGCATCCGCACGGAGTTTCGCTATGACCCCAAGGCGACGGTGATATCGACGCCGCTCAACGAGGTCTTCGACAAGCGCCACGGCGTCTGTCAGGATTTTGCCCATGTGATGATCGCGGGCCTTCGCGGGCTCGGTCTGCCCGCGGCCTATGTCAGCGGTTACTTGCGCACCATTCCGGCGCCGGGCCGACCGCGCCTGCAGGGCGCGGACGCCACCCACGCCTGGGTCTCGCTGTGGTGCGGAGCGGAGCTTGGCTGGGTCGATTTCGATCCGACCAACGATTTGCTGGTCGCCAACGATCACATCGTGCTCGCGGTCGGCCGCGATTTCTCCGACGTCTCTCCGGTCGACGGCATCATCATCGGCTCACCGAAGCAGAAGCTCGGCGTCGCCGTCGACGTGGTGCTGGTGGGGTGA